The genomic region GGTGCCGGACCGGACAGGCAAGCATATGGGTACGCCTGTGAGCCTCACCCAATGAATTAGGCAGACGACATCGCAAGACGGGCTGTGTAGCTCCGGAGAAAGCCATCTAGGCCCATCGGTTCAATCACAAGACGGGCTCTCGGAGTGAGGTTGAAGATGGACCAGGCCTCTACCTATTGGAGCGGTGAGGTCAATCGAGAAGATGTCAGAAAAACGATCAACGAGTCCGGGAATGAAAATGGGCTGTGCCGATCCCCGAGACAGCGGATCCTGCCGAGCGCGACTTTGTCCAGGAGGCAGCCAACTAAGTGGTTGGCAGTTGAAGGACAGCTACGCATACTCTCGAGTAAGCGGAGTTGCGAAATGCGACTTCATCTCACGATGTTATGGAGCGGTTCAACGTGCAGTATCGGAGCGGCTGGGTATCAAATGCTATGatggcacgcacgcacgtgCAGATTCGTCGTTTGATCGGTATagtcggcatcatcatgccCTATACCGAGCCGGACATGGCATTGCTCCTTTCCGACTTCGAAATCAAGACATGGAGCTGAAGAAGCTGCCGGCAGGGACACTTCCAGTCTGCGACACGCAGTTTCTTGCCATGACTCTACTAAGCAGTCcattgctgctgccaccgagATCGCGaaaggccaagggcatggACGAGATCCTATCCGCGCAGACATAGTGTCATGCTCGGACATAGCCTGGCCGTGACGTTCTTGTTCACATAGTCTGACAGCTGGCTGttgtctgccgccgccgccgccgccgcctattGCTGAGGCATATCCACTTTGTTACCTTTGATGGTTCCGTCGCGCACGGACAAGCCAAGGGTTCATGAGTTGCCAGGCGGCATCCGCGCCGAACAACCAGAATCATTGACGGTTAGGCCTAGAAGACGGGGATCACGAATAGTCGCCAGTTGAACGCCAATGTGTCTCATGGCGCAACCTAACGAACAGGCTTTCAAATGCTTGCAGAACCGCAATCGCACCAAGAAGTCAATATACGGAGCAGTGGGAACCTGCTGACGATGCCCTTGCGCCAAGGGGAAAATGTGATGGCCTGCATCCCTCGGCGTGGTGTTTACCGCCGCTTACATGACAATGAGCCCGCTGATGGAGTCGGCACtcggcaccgtcgccacGTGCGCAACAAAACATGCGAGTGATTTCCGGGGGATTGTTGCCACGGGGCGAGCACGTTTTTGCTTCTCGAATCCATCACAAGTCGATAACTAGCAAGCGGGATTCCGACGGTTGCCGCAGTGAGGCAATATACAGAAAAGCGGTccggcgggctggcttgtCGCTATCAGTCAGAGCTGCAAAAGAATGGCAGTCTATGGTCACTCACAGCAAGGCGCAAGCTCCGATTACTGTACGGGAAGTGGCGGCCCCAACCTAGTATGtgtgtacgtacgtactccgtaccaCAATGGAGGTGAAGTCCCGTCCAAATTAACTGTTGCCGCCATGACTCCTTGGGGGTGTGGAGATGCCACGAGAAAGAGATGATTGCTTTGATGCTTGGCGGTCGAGGTTGCGACGTCGGacgctcggcgacggggtcACGGGCTGTCATGCTTGGATATGACAACCTTGAACCCCGCTAATAATCGCAAACGGCTATGGTCAATATCGGTTCGCCACGAGGTCTGCGTGACGCTTGATGGAAGCCAAGCATCGCTCCATTTTGCTGGGTAGGAAGGATATAGGGTACTTCGTAGGTTGGAAGCAGAGGGTCGGGGAGAAGCAAAGGGAGAGAAACAAAAGCGGCAGTCCGGCGTGAATGTGAAGGAGAAAAGATGTTTCCTTCTTGCAAGTCGAGCTGAGCCGTGCGCTGTTTGGGACTTCGATACGTAGTGACGTACCTCAAGATTCGCAGCTTTTTCCCCGGGCTCGGCACTTGACTGCCCCGAACAGGGGCGGGAATAAGCGTCGCCTGCCCCCGGCGTCACCTGATTTTGGGTACTGCGCCCCATCGTGGGGAGACTCTTGCAAGCGCTAGGTCGCTTCCgtggcgcagcagcagcaacagtaGCCTCGAGAAGCATCTGTCCATCATTCCAGCCACTGGCCGCGCGCTGCAACAAGCCAACCACCAGCCACCGCCAAGCCACCGCGCCTCTCagtcagcagcagctcaacgAGCGTCGCGCGGCGAGCGTTATTAGGGGGTTAGGAGGCAGATTGGTAATACGTCACCACCAAAATCTGGCGACGCATCGtcagcgcccgccgtccgtccgccgccgagctgaaCTAAACCTCCGTCACGGTTGGTGCTTCTCCGCGCTTCCACAAGCGCACTCCGTAGCATACTATATAACAAGGCCTGCGGTGGCGCAACCTCCTACGTGCTCTCGCCCGCATTTGTTGAAACGAGAACCGGACCTTGCATCTTCGATCTCTCCCCTCTCACTGGGAAGCGTAACCTCCACTGCAGCCACAGAGACCCCAGTCCACTATTACCCCCTCGCCCGGCAGTGCGCTCGCTGCATTTGTCATCGCCAGGGCCTCAACTTATATCGAGACACACGCACGACTCGCGCACGCCACTGCGTCAACATCAGCGTCAGCGTCAGCAGTCACCGCCGTTACTATTGAGAAACGACAGCGACGTCCAAAGTAGGAACAGAAACAACACCGACATCGTCCCGGTTGTCGTcaccgcgaccgccgccaccatcatggcAGACGAGAGccagccaacaacaccaccatcaccggcAGCGCCCACCACGCCATCCGCTGCCGGTGGTTtcctcaccatcgtcgtctcccacCGCAAGCACAACTACACCTTTGAGCTGCCCGACGATGCCACCGTCGCAGACCTCttcgacgacgtggccgccaccctcgacATCCCCGCCTGCCACCAAAAGATGCTCGTCCCCCGCGGTCCCCTCCTCAAGATGCCCTTCAAGGACCCGGCCATGACCCTGCACTCGCTGCAGGGCAAGACGCTCACCCTCATGGgcacccccgccgccgaggtccagGCCGTCAACACAATGGccgaccgcgtcgcccgtcgcaatgccgcccgcgccgccgcccatcgcgcaaaggcagcagcagcacgccaCCACAGCAACCACAAGCCGcgctccgtcgtcaccactacttccgccgacgacgcccggtACACCTTCCTCCAGGTCCGgcccctcgacggcctgcccCGCCCGGACCGcagcctcgccctgctccaCCGCCTCAAAGAGGATCCGggcatccgcgccgccatgcgcaAGCACCGCTTCGTCGTCTCCCTGCTCACCGAGATGGAGCCTCTCGCCCACACCCAGACGTCCCACGAGGGCACCTCGCGCACCCTCGGGCTCAACCGCAACCGCGGCGAGGTCATCGAGCTGCGCCTCCGCaccgacgcccacgacggctACCGCGACTACAAGACCATCCGCAAGACGCTGTGCCACGAGCTCGCCCACAACGTCCACGGGCCCCACGACCGCAACTTCTGGGACCTGTGCCACCAGATTGAGCgcgaggtcgatgccgccgactggaagacgggcggccgcaCCATCAGCGGGGACACGTCACGGTACACCATCTCGGGCCAGGGCCGGCACGTctacgacgaggacgaggacgagggcggctggACGGGAGGCGAATTTGTGCTCGGCGGggtgagcagcagcagcagcagcgccgccgccgccgccgaggaaccCGGCATGAGCAGGAGAGAGGtgctcgcgcaggcggccctcgagcgccagcgcaaagagacgggcgccgagcgcaaggcctgcgacgccctcgccaagggctggcggccgtgtcAGCGGCCAAACCCCGACGAGACCAAGTGATCAGAGGGCGGGCCCAGGAAGTACTCATGATGGCGTTGTATCTGCATTTTATGGGAattttttttgtttttctCGCAGCATTGCGTGGAGTTTTCGATTTGGATCAGGACATGTTGGGAAGCATGGGAGCATTAGTAGTAGCGAACGACTGTCTGTGTCTGTTCTTTTTTACCCAGCATGGTACAGCGCAGGGTCTTGATTTCATTAGCGTAGCTACAAACACATTGGATCTGATTTCATGATGGCTCTGATTGACTACTTATATATGCACACAGGTTCAAACACGATGCCGTGGCACTATATTTGTACAAGACAGACATACAccccacgcacgcacgcacgcacgcacgcacgcacgccctcACTCGCATAAGTGTCCCACTCTGTGACCACCCCCGTCATGCAATCTCCCTCTCTTTTTTGTTTCCCCCTCTTCAGAGGCGCCGACTCAATAAGGCAGCGGATCCAAGTCCAGCCCCCGGACCGTCAGCGTAAACGAGTCGTTGCGCGAGTAGCtccccgcggcgtcgaggtcgagccgcccgcggaTGCAGTCGCGCAGGTCAATGTCCGCGTAgatgatgccctcgtcgtcctcccacTGCGGGCCGGCGAGCACGTCGCCAAACGGCGAGACGATgcacgagccgccgcgcgaggagaaggaggtactgccgccgcttcctcctcctgtcATCGTTGTCGTGCCgtttgtcgccgtcgtcgttgtcagCGTGGCGCTGCTCGTGCCGTTGACGTGTttcgcgccggcgccgtttagatcgccagcgacggcatcgtcgttgtcatcTGCGTCGCAGCATAGGACAATCTCGttgccgtcttcgtcaaAGACGGACTTGCGGCGCTTGTGCTGTGGGtggtgtcgctgctgcgggctggtgctggtgctggagctgctgtGGGGGAGGGCGATTTCGAAGCCCTCCTCGGTGATGGTGGAGTttctcctcgccgccggcggtggcgggacACGATGCGTCTGCGCGTGgctggcctgctgctgctgctgctgctgctgctgagaggagggagggccaTCGGCGGAGCGCACACACATGTTGCTGCTCACGACGAAGCAgcgcccctcgacgccgacggtgcgCATGAGCCCGAGCcaggcgtcgcggccgtcggccgtgggcgccaGGTAGAGGTTGACGTTTTGCGCGTACAGGctctggcgcagcagcggcatgTAGTTTTCCCAgcagatggcggcggcgaggttgaCGCGGACGCCGCGGAGGGTGGTGctgacggcgcggagggtcgcgggcgagcccTGGGCCCAGACGAGGCGCTCGGTGCCGGTCTGTTGATTTGCATGGTACGAATCAGCATCATGTTTTGTGTGCAGCTACTCATCTCTTTCTCTTGTCTGTGTCGTTGTACGCGGGTAGGCGGACGGGTGGAGGAGAGTCGGAGgagagatgatgatggggatggatggatggatggaggagcGAGAGGAAAGGGTTGGTTGACACTTACGGGCAAGACTTTGCGCCGCTTGCCAATGATGCCCTCGCGCGGGCACACGTAGACGACGGCGCAATACAGGCTCCCGCCGGCCTTTTCGATGAGGCCCgtgacgacgaagacgcccgtgtcgcgggcgatgcgctccagctcctccctcgtgccgtcgcccctcgccggcggcagtgACGCACCACCactagtagtagcagcatcatccaccaccgccgtcttggggtcccttgcggcgacggaggccAACTCACGGCGCACCCAgcggtcgccggcgccggcgcctccctcgccgaccgtgtcgccgaggtcgacggcggcgtcgtagtAGCGGGCGtactcgtcgcggccggcggcgctgcggtcgccgacgacgcagccaAAGGCGCTGCCGCGCGGGTACCCGCCGATGTAGGCCTCgggcaggagcagcaggtcggcgggggcggcgcgccgggcgagggcctctaggtgggcgagggtggcggcgcgggaggggcccgtggcgggggaggccgtggcgacgcggatcgtcgtcgttgtcgtggAGGCCattgtggtggtgatggcgatgatgctgctgttgctgcgggCGGAGGGAGGTAGAGTAGGACAACGAGGGGGTGTTTCTGGCGTTGTCGCTGTTGAAGCGCGGCTGGACGGTTGCTCTCCTC from Purpureocillium takamizusanense chromosome 12, complete sequence harbors:
- a CDS encoding uncharacterized protein (EggNog:ENOG503P00D~MEROPS:MER0215827~COG:D), with product MADESQPTTPPSPAAPTTPSAAGGFLTIVVSHRKHNYTFELPDDATVADLFDDVAATLDIPACHQKMLVPRGPLLKMPFKDPAMTLHSLQGKTLTLMGTPAAEVQAVNTMADRVARRNAARAAAHRAKAAAARHHSNHKPRSVVTTTSADDARYTFLQVRPLDGLPRPDRSLALLHRLKEDPGIRAAMRKHRFVVSLLTEMEPLAHTQTSHEGTSRTLGLNRNRGEVIELRLRTDAHDGYRDYKTIRKTLCHELAHNVHGPHDRNFWDLCHQIEREVDAADWKTGGRTISGDTSRYTISGQGRHVYDEDEDEGGWTGGEFVLGGVSSSSSSAAAAAEEPGMSRREVLAQAALERQRKETGAERKACDALAKGWRPCQRPNPDETK
- a CDS encoding Nitrilase (COG:E~EggNog:ENOG503NWGQ) translates to MASTTTTTIRVATASPATGPSRAATLAHLEALARRAAPADLLLLPEAYIGGYPRGSAFGCVVGDRSAAGRDEYARYYDAAVDLGDTVGEGGAGAGDRWVRRELASVAARDPKTAVVDDAATTSGGASLPPARGDGTREELERIARDTGVFVVTGLIEKAGGSLYCAVVYVCPREGIIGKRRKVLPTGTERLVWAQGSPATLRAVSTTLRGVRVNLAAAICWENYMPLLRQSLYAQNVNLYLAPTADGRDAWLGLMRTVGVEGRCFVVSSNMCVRSADGPPSSQQQQQQQQQASHAQTHRVPPPPAARRNSTITEEGFEIALPHSSSSTSTSPQQRHHPQHKRRKSVFDEDGNEIVLCCDADDNDDAVAGDLNGAGAKHVNGTSSATLTTTTATNGTTTMTGGGSGGSTSFSSRGGSCIVSPFGDVLAGPQWEDDEGIIYADIDLRDCIRGRLDLDAAGSYSRNDSFTLTVRGLDLDPLPY